One region of Aeromicrobium sp. Sec7.5 genomic DNA includes:
- the rplT gene encoding 50S ribosomal protein L20, with amino-acid sequence MARVKRSVNAQKKRRETLERASGYRGQRSRLYRKAKEQVTHSLVYNYRDRKARKGDFRRLWIQRINAATRAEGLTYNRFIQGLKAANFEVDRKNLADLAVNDPAAFSAIVQLAKDSLPADVNAPKDDAVA; translated from the coding sequence ATGGCACGCGTCAAGCGCTCTGTCAACGCACAGAAGAAGCGTCGCGAGACTCTCGAGCGCGCTTCCGGCTACCGCGGTCAGCGTTCGCGCCTGTACCGCAAGGCCAAGGAGCAGGTCACCCACTCGCTCGTCTACAACTACCGCGACCGCAAGGCGCGCAAGGGCGACTTCCGTCGTCTGTGGATCCAGCGCATCAACGCCGCCACGCGCGCCGAGGGCCTGACCTACAACCGGTTCATCCAGGGGCTGAAGGCCGCGAACTTCGAGGTCGACCGCAAGAACCTGGCCGACCTGGCCGTCAACGACCCGGCCGCGTTCAGCGCGATCGTGCAGCTGGCCAAGGACAGCCTGCCGGCCGACGTCAACGCGCCGAAGGACGACGCGGTCGCCTGA
- a CDS encoding riboflavin synthase has translation MFTGLVESIGTITAIEQQGDAVRLTVRDAVVTSDAGHGDSIAVNGCCLTVVDPTTDTFTADVMAESLARTSLGALGIGSTVNLERAMAVGDRLGGHLVQGHVDGTGRLLDRTPSEHWEVLRFSVPHGLARYLVEKGSITVQGVSLTVVEVVDGDGSDDGPGATWFSVSLIPTTLADTTLGALQPGDLVNLEVDVLAKYVERMLAHRTTPQPSEGPQS, from the coding sequence ATGTTCACCGGACTCGTCGAGTCGATCGGCACCATCACCGCGATCGAGCAGCAGGGTGACGCCGTGCGCCTCACGGTGCGCGACGCCGTCGTGACCAGCGACGCCGGGCACGGTGACTCGATCGCCGTCAACGGCTGCTGCCTGACCGTCGTCGACCCCACCACCGACACCTTCACCGCCGACGTCATGGCGGAGTCGCTGGCCCGCACGTCGCTCGGCGCGCTCGGCATCGGCTCGACCGTCAACCTGGAGCGGGCGATGGCCGTCGGTGACCGTCTCGGGGGCCACCTGGTGCAGGGGCACGTCGACGGCACCGGCCGCCTCCTGGACCGCACGCCCAGCGAGCATTGGGAGGTCCTGCGCTTCTCGGTGCCGCACGGTCTGGCCCGCTACCTCGTCGAGAAGGGCTCGATCACGGTCCAGGGGGTCTCCCTGACGGTCGTCGAGGTCGTCGACGGCGACGGGTCCGACGACGGCCCCGGGGCCACCTGGTTCTCCGTCTCCCTGATCCCCACGACCCTCGCCGACACCACGCTCGGCGCCCTCCAGCCCGGTGACCTCGTCAACCTCGAGGTCGACGTCCTGGCCAAGTACGTCGAGCGCATGCTCGCCCACCGCACCACCCCCCAGCCGAGCGAAGGACCGCAGTCATGA
- the ribD gene encoding bifunctional diaminohydroxyphosphoribosylaminopyrimidine deaminase/5-amino-6-(5-phosphoribosylamino)uracil reductase RibD, with protein MQGRIETAMRRAIDAARERGNCLPNPTVGCVVLDADGVEVGVGATVRQGAHAEIEALAAAGERARGGTAVVTLEPCRHVGNTGPCTEALIRAGVARVVVAQTDPHPEAGGGADVLRAAGIEVETGVLADEAEPHNRAWRFAVTHGRPFVTWKYAATLDGLSAAPDGSSKWITGPDARRDVQQYRSQCDAIVAGTGAVLADDPRLTVRDADDLPLPYELQPLRVVVGESTIPNYYRVFDRVAPTLMIQSREPEEVLAKLAENHVKHVWLEGGPRLAGGFWKAGLIDRVIGYIAPSMLGSGRAALEGEAATLADLRPIQIDDLRMIGPDIRIVGTPGQAPRETYV; from the coding sequence CTGCAGGGCCGGATCGAGACAGCCATGCGCCGCGCGATCGATGCAGCGCGCGAGCGCGGAAACTGCCTGCCCAACCCCACCGTCGGCTGCGTCGTGCTCGACGCGGACGGTGTCGAGGTCGGCGTCGGCGCCACGGTGCGCCAGGGTGCTCACGCGGAGATCGAGGCGCTCGCAGCTGCCGGGGAGCGGGCCCGCGGCGGGACGGCCGTCGTGACGCTGGAGCCGTGCCGGCACGTCGGCAACACCGGCCCGTGCACCGAGGCGCTGATCCGGGCGGGCGTCGCGCGGGTCGTGGTGGCGCAGACCGACCCCCATCCCGAGGCCGGTGGGGGAGCCGACGTGCTGCGCGCCGCCGGCATCGAGGTCGAGACCGGGGTCCTGGCCGACGAGGCCGAGCCCCACAACCGCGCCTGGCGGTTCGCCGTGACCCACGGCCGCCCGTTCGTGACCTGGAAGTACGCCGCCACCCTGGACGGACTGAGCGCCGCGCCGGACGGCTCGAGCAAGTGGATCACCGGGCCCGACGCCCGTCGTGACGTGCAGCAGTACCGGTCCCAGTGCGACGCGATCGTCGCCGGCACCGGCGCGGTGCTGGCCGACGACCCGCGACTCACGGTGCGCGACGCCGACGACCTGCCGCTGCCCTACGAGCTCCAGCCGCTGCGCGTCGTCGTGGGGGAGTCCACGATCCCGAACTACTACCGCGTCTTCGACCGGGTCGCGCCGACGCTCATGATCCAGTCGCGCGAGCCCGAGGAGGTGCTCGCCAAGCTGGCCGAGAACCACGTCAAGCACGTGTGGCTCGAGGGCGGCCCCCGCCTCGCCGGAGGATTCTGGAAGGCGGGCCTGATCGACCGCGTGATCGGCTACATCGCGCCGTCGATGCTGGGCTCCGGCCGCGCGGCGCTCGAGGGCGAGGCGGCCACGCTGGCCGACCTGCGCCCGATCCAGATCGACGACCTGCGGATGATCGGCCCGGACATCCGCATCGTGGGCACCCCGGGCCAGGCACCGAGGGAGACCTACGTCTGA
- a CDS encoding SseB family protein, giving the protein MTSEPPQHEPSQHEPRQHERSLAEPAFPGDDGSVDPALAPALGDPAGVLAVLGEARVFVPIVAVLGERATDGSDKSADMAAVLMTGADGRQALLAFTSVAALEAWNPQARPVPVHGQAAAQSALAESASAIVLDLGQPHWQVVETDDLGHLAAGDTLARTSSGTAWVRAGS; this is encoded by the coding sequence ATGACCTCCGAGCCCCCGCAGCACGAGCCCAGTCAGCACGAGCCCCGTCAGCACGAGCGCAGCCTGGCGGAGCCGGCCTTCCCCGGCGACGACGGCTCGGTCGACCCGGCGTTGGCGCCCGCGCTCGGCGACCCGGCCGGCGTCCTGGCCGTGCTCGGGGAGGCACGCGTCTTCGTCCCGATCGTCGCGGTGCTGGGCGAGCGCGCCACCGACGGCTCCGACAAGAGTGCCGACATGGCGGCCGTCCTGATGACGGGTGCCGATGGTCGGCAGGCGCTCCTGGCGTTCACGAGCGTCGCGGCCCTCGAGGCGTGGAACCCGCAGGCGCGTCCCGTGCCCGTGCACGGCCAGGCCGCGGCGCAGTCGGCCCTTGCCGAGTCCGCGTCCGCGATCGTCCTGGACCTGGGCCAGCCCCACTGGCAGGTCGTCGAGACCGACGACCTCGGCCACCTGGCCGCCGGCGACACCCTCGCCCGCACCAGCAGCGGCACGGCCTGGGTCCGCGCGGGCAGCTGA
- the ribH gene encoding 6,7-dimethyl-8-ribityllumazine synthase, producing the protein MAGHGAPALDIDGSGARVAIVASLWHTEVMDGLIAGSQEALAEAGVTEIELIRVPGSFELPLVCQGAAVAGFDAVVALGVIIRGGTPHFEFVSTAATDGLTRVALDTGVPIGFGLLTCDDDQQALDRAGLPGSREDKGREAAEAALGAWQVLRELVSDAP; encoded by the coding sequence ATGGCAGGGCACGGAGCACCGGCACTCGACATTGACGGAAGCGGCGCACGCGTCGCGATCGTCGCGTCGCTGTGGCACACCGAGGTCATGGACGGGCTCATCGCCGGTTCGCAGGAGGCGCTGGCCGAGGCGGGCGTCACCGAGATCGAGCTGATCCGCGTTCCCGGGTCCTTCGAGCTGCCGCTCGTCTGCCAGGGCGCTGCGGTGGCCGGCTTCGACGCGGTCGTCGCCCTGGGTGTCATCATCCGCGGCGGGACCCCGCACTTCGAGTTCGTGTCGACGGCCGCGACCGACGGCCTGACCCGGGTCGCGCTCGACACCGGCGTGCCGATCGGCTTCGGTCTGCTCACGTGCGACGACGACCAACAGGCCCTCGACCGTGCCGGTCTGCCGGGCAGTCGTGAGGACAAGGGTCGCGAGGCGGCGGAGGCCGCACTGGGTGCCTGGCAGGTGCTGCGCGAGCTCGTCTCGGACGCCCCCTAG
- a CDS encoding GNAT family N-acetyltransferase: MPWRVRTTLDDRPGILADIAQACGRAGLNIASMQVFGIADRVTDEFVVDGPLDELAVARVFTDAGGTDVSVTRIDDGTVVDAPTRYLEAVHQVLEEGRDVEDVLRELLATEPPDVADYAGHDVLDLVRRGGTTLRISRAVPFTPAERSRAQALLSLVSDAGADLPLIAPSTTRPIPLVREATLADIDAVAAMHSRCSVETLYARYQTPLRMPMTTRLARRLVVPERGVALVAQAGLDVVGHAVLEPSEHPDNPRWTGRVLVEDAWQHRGIGTMLVRQCAGTVREHRGDALTFLTAGSNDSLLRSVGSAGFVARVERHDDVVHITVPLRR; the protein is encoded by the coding sequence ATGCCCTGGCGCGTGCGCACGACCCTCGACGACCGACCCGGAATCCTGGCCGACATCGCCCAGGCGTGCGGTCGGGCGGGTCTGAACATCGCCTCGATGCAGGTCTTCGGGATCGCCGACCGCGTCACCGACGAGTTCGTGGTCGACGGCCCGCTCGACGAGCTCGCCGTGGCCCGCGTCTTCACCGACGCCGGCGGCACCGACGTGTCCGTGACCCGGATCGACGACGGCACCGTCGTGGACGCCCCGACGCGGTACCTCGAGGCGGTCCACCAGGTCCTCGAGGAAGGACGCGACGTCGAGGACGTGCTCCGCGAGCTGCTCGCCACCGAACCGCCCGACGTCGCGGACTACGCCGGGCACGACGTGCTCGACCTCGTGCGCCGTGGTGGGACGACGCTGCGCATCAGCCGTGCGGTGCCGTTCACGCCCGCCGAGCGATCTCGCGCCCAGGCTCTGTTGTCCCTCGTGAGCGACGCCGGCGCCGACCTGCCGCTGATCGCGCCGTCGACGACGCGCCCGATCCCGTTGGTGCGAGAGGCGACGCTCGCCGACATCGACGCGGTGGCCGCGATGCACAGCCGCTGCAGCGTCGAGACGCTGTACGCCCGCTACCAGACACCGCTGCGCATGCCCATGACGACGCGGCTGGCGCGGCGCCTGGTCGTTCCGGAGCGAGGCGTCGCCCTCGTCGCGCAGGCCGGGCTCGACGTCGTGGGCCACGCGGTCCTCGAGCCCAGCGAGCATCCTGACAACCCCCGGTGGACCGGCCGGGTGCTCGTGGAGGACGCGTGGCAGCACCGGGGCATCGGCACGATGCTGGTGCGCCAGTGCGCCGGCACGGTCCGTGAGCACCGCGGCGACGCGTTGACGTTCCTGACCGCCGGTTCGAACGACTCACTGCTGCGGTCGGTCGGCAGCGCCGGCTTCGTGGCCCGGGTCGAGCGGCACGACGACGTCGTGCACATCACCGTGCCGCTTCGACGCTAG
- the infC gene encoding translation initiation factor IF-3: MTTELRVNDRIRVPEVRLVGPGGEQVGIVRIEDALRLAAESDLDLVEVAPTARPPVCRLMDYGKFKYEAAQKARESRRNQTNTVIKEMKLRPKIDAHDYDTKKGHVVRFLKAGDKVKITIMFRGREQHRPELGYRLLQRLAADVEDLGFIESNARQDGRNMTMVLGPLKKKSEAQAEVKAEKAKVTAERTAEKEADEAADKAHREAARETATPKKPRRRSENLDPDMEA; encoded by the coding sequence ATCACCACCGAGCTGCGCGTCAACGACCGCATCCGCGTACCCGAGGTCCGTCTCGTCGGACCCGGCGGGGAGCAGGTGGGCATCGTTCGTATCGAGGATGCCCTGCGACTGGCCGCCGAGAGCGACCTCGACCTCGTCGAGGTCGCGCCGACCGCGCGTCCGCCCGTGTGCCGACTCATGGACTACGGCAAGTTCAAGTACGAGGCGGCCCAGAAGGCTCGCGAGTCGCGACGCAACCAGACGAACACCGTCATCAAGGAGATGAAGCTCCGCCCCAAGATCGACGCGCACGACTACGACACGAAAAAGGGTCACGTCGTGCGGTTCCTGAAGGCGGGCGACAAGGTCAAGATCACGATCATGTTCCGTGGTCGTGAGCAGCACCGCCCGGAGCTGGGCTACCGCCTGCTCCAGAGGCTCGCTGCCGACGTCGAGGACCTCGGCTTCATCGAGAGCAACGCGCGCCAGGACGGCCGCAACATGACGATGGTGCTCGGACCCCTGAAGAAGAAGTCCGAGGCCCAGGCCGAGGTCAAGGCCGAGAAGGCCAAGGTCACGGCCGAGCGCACCGCCGAGAAGGAGGCCGACGAGGCCGCCGACAAGGCACACCGCGAGGCGGCCCGCGAGACCGCCACCCCCAAGAAGCCCCGTCGTCGTTCCGAGAACCTCGACCCAGACATGGAGGCATAA
- the hisG gene encoding ATP phosphoribosyltransferase, with amino-acid sequence MLKVAVPNKGSLAEAASLMLAEAGYRQRRNAKDLVCVDAENDVEFFYLRPRDIAIYVGEGTLDVGVTGRDLLLDSGAKADEVMALGFAASTFRFAAPEGGIKSVEELAGRRIATSYRGIVQAHLAERGLEASVVRLDGAVESSIRLGVADAIADVVETGTTLRQAGLRVFGDPILESEAVLARRSGTGDPAGFDVFKRRLDSVLVARSYVMMDYDIRTDQVEQAVRLTPGIESPTVSPLHSEGWSAVRSMVPRDRAQHVMDDLYAVGARGILVTDILACRI; translated from the coding sequence ATGCTGAAGGTCGCCGTCCCCAACAAGGGGTCGCTCGCCGAGGCCGCGTCGCTCATGCTCGCCGAGGCCGGCTACCGGCAGCGCCGCAACGCCAAGGACCTCGTCTGTGTCGACGCCGAGAACGACGTCGAGTTCTTCTACCTGCGTCCGCGTGACATCGCGATCTACGTCGGCGAGGGCACCCTCGACGTCGGCGTGACCGGGCGTGACCTGCTGCTCGACTCCGGCGCCAAGGCCGACGAGGTCATGGCGCTCGGCTTCGCCGCCTCCACGTTCCGGTTCGCCGCGCCCGAGGGTGGCATCAAGTCGGTCGAGGAGCTCGCCGGTCGCCGCATCGCCACCTCGTACCGCGGCATCGTGCAGGCGCATCTGGCCGAGCGGGGCCTCGAGGCGTCGGTCGTGCGGCTCGACGGGGCGGTCGAGTCCTCGATCCGCCTCGGGGTCGCCGACGCGATCGCCGACGTCGTCGAGACCGGCACCACGCTGCGACAGGCGGGTCTGCGGGTCTTCGGCGACCCGATCCTGGAGTCCGAGGCGGTACTCGCCCGCCGATCCGGCACGGGCGACCCCGCGGGCTTCGACGTCTTCAAGCGCCGTCTCGACAGCGTCCTGGTGGCGCGCAGCTACGTGATGATGGACTACGACATCCGCACCGACCAGGTCGAGCAGGCCGTGCGCCTGACCCCCGGCATCGAGTCGCCCACGGTCTCGCCGCTGCACAGCGAGGGCTGGTCCGCAGTGCGCTCGATGGTGCCGCGCGACCGCGCCCAGCACGTCATGGACGACCTGTACGCCGTCGGGGCGCGGGGCATCCTCGTGACCGACATCCTCGCCTGCCGCATCTGA
- a CDS encoding PH domain-containing protein produces MTIRPQGPRIVAYGVMVLMIISIVAIGRALPDFVAFTIAEKATMTLLLVAVLALLHGVGRSYVRADASSIEVLNGYKRHRLTWDQVEGISMKSGAPWATLVTTDDERVMLFALQRTDGDGRDVVRQLRAWAA; encoded by the coding sequence ATGACGATCCGACCGCAGGGCCCGCGCATCGTCGCCTACGGCGTCATGGTGCTGATGATCATCAGCATCGTGGCGATCGGTCGGGCGCTGCCCGACTTCGTGGCGTTCACGATCGCGGAGAAGGCCACCATGACGCTGCTGCTGGTGGCCGTGCTCGCGCTGCTGCACGGAGTGGGGCGCAGCTACGTGCGCGCCGATGCGTCCTCGATCGAGGTCCTCAACGGCTACAAGCGCCACCGCCTCACGTGGGACCAGGTCGAGGGCATCTCGATGAAGTCCGGAGCGCCCTGGGCCACGCTGGTCACGACCGACGACGAGCGCGTCATGCTGTTCGCGCTGCAGCGCACCGACGGTGACGGCCGCGACGTCGTCCGACAGCTGCGGGCCTGGGCGGCATGA
- the rpe gene encoding ribulose-phosphate 3-epimerase → MGIQITPSLLNADFAHLADEAARIPSADWLHMDVMDNHFVPNLTLGLPVIEALGKAAAQPIDAHLMIADPDRWAPAYAEAGAGSITFHVEAAAAPVRLAREIRAQGARASMALKPATPIEPYADLLPELDMVLVMTVEPGFGGQKFLDLCLPKIRRARELIAASGGDVWLQVDGGVSLDTIERCAEAGADVFVAGSAVFGADDPEHMVEALRSAAVSACGH, encoded by the coding sequence ATGGGCATCCAGATCACGCCGAGCCTGCTGAACGCCGACTTCGCGCACCTCGCCGACGAGGCCGCTCGCATCCCGAGCGCGGACTGGCTCCACATGGACGTCATGGACAACCACTTCGTCCCGAACCTCACCCTCGGACTGCCGGTCATCGAGGCGCTCGGCAAGGCGGCGGCGCAACCGATCGACGCCCACCTCATGATCGCCGACCCGGACCGCTGGGCCCCGGCCTACGCCGAAGCGGGCGCGGGCAGCATCACGTTCCACGTCGAGGCGGCCGCGGCTCCGGTGCGGCTGGCGCGCGAGATCCGCGCGCAGGGCGCCCGCGCCTCGATGGCGCTCAAGCCCGCGACGCCGATCGAGCCGTACGCCGACCTCCTGCCCGAGCTCGACATGGTGCTGGTCATGACGGTCGAGCCGGGGTTCGGCGGGCAGAAGTTCCTCGACCTGTGCCTGCCGAAGATCCGCCGGGCGCGCGAGCTCATCGCGGCGAGCGGCGGCGACGTGTGGCTCCAGGTCGACGGCGGCGTCTCGCTCGACACGATCGAGCGGTGCGCCGAGGCCGGGGCCGACGTCTTCGTGGCCGGTTCGGCCGTCTTCGGGGCCGACGACCCCGAGCACATGGTCGAGGCGCTGCGGTCCGCCGCGGTCTCGGCCTGTGGGCACTGA
- a CDS encoding transcription antitermination factor NusB: MTDLARGVAYTVLAAVREDDAYVNLLLPRLMSEQNLDSRDAAFATELTHGTIRWQGTYDAVVDHLAKRDLDPAVRDVLRLGAHQLLAMRVPDHAAVSTSVALVKRVVGHKPAGFVNAILRRVSERDLASWIDLVTEGLTGDDALAVRYSHPTWVVAELRRSLLAVDAAHELEELLAADNVPPKVTLVARPRLATVKELPGTPGLLSPWAVVLDGGDPGAIAAVREGRAAVQDEGSQLVAKALVDLPLEPPRTRWLDLCAGPGGKAALLGALAAERGAHLVANEVQPHRAELVRQSLRALPEVEVTSYDGREGPWEPGSFDRILIDAPCTGLGALRRRPEARWRRTPEDLKALQPLQQALLRRGVDLLRPGGVLAYATCSPSPAETLDVIETVGRGVAVLERVDRWWPHRDGTDAMFVALLRKR; this comes from the coding sequence ATGACGGACCTGGCGCGCGGGGTCGCGTACACGGTGCTGGCGGCGGTGCGCGAGGACGACGCCTACGTCAACCTCCTGCTGCCGCGCCTGATGAGCGAGCAGAACCTCGACAGTCGCGACGCCGCCTTCGCGACCGAGCTCACCCACGGCACGATCCGCTGGCAGGGCACCTACGACGCCGTCGTCGACCACCTCGCGAAGCGTGACCTCGACCCGGCGGTCCGCGACGTGCTGCGTCTGGGAGCCCACCAGCTGCTCGCGATGCGGGTGCCCGACCACGCGGCCGTCTCGACGTCGGTGGCGCTGGTCAAGCGCGTCGTCGGCCACAAGCCCGCGGGCTTCGTCAACGCGATCCTGCGACGGGTCTCCGAGCGTGACCTCGCGAGCTGGATCGACCTCGTGACCGAGGGCCTCACCGGCGACGACGCCCTCGCTGTCCGCTACTCGCACCCGACCTGGGTCGTGGCCGAGCTGCGGCGCTCCCTCCTGGCCGTCGACGCGGCGCACGAGCTCGAGGAGCTCCTGGCGGCCGACAACGTGCCGCCGAAGGTCACGTTGGTGGCGCGGCCCCGGCTGGCGACGGTCAAGGAGCTTCCTGGGACCCCCGGCCTGCTGTCGCCCTGGGCCGTCGTGCTCGACGGGGGCGACCCCGGTGCCATCGCCGCGGTCCGGGAGGGGCGGGCCGCGGTCCAGGACGAGGGCTCGCAGCTCGTCGCGAAGGCGCTCGTCGACCTGCCGCTCGAGCCACCCCGCACCCGATGGCTCGACCTGTGCGCCGGGCCGGGCGGCAAGGCGGCGTTGCTCGGTGCCCTCGCCGCCGAACGGGGCGCCCACCTGGTCGCCAACGAGGTCCAGCCGCACCGGGCGGAGCTGGTCCGGCAGTCGTTGCGTGCGCTGCCCGAGGTCGAGGTCACGTCCTACGACGGCCGGGAGGGGCCCTGGGAACCGGGATCGTTCGACCGCATCCTGATCGACGCGCCCTGCACCGGCCTCGGTGCGCTCCGCCGGAGGCCGGAGGCCCGGTGGCGCCGGACCCCCGAGGACCTCAAGGCCCTCCAGCCGCTGCAGCAGGCGCTGCTGCGCCGGGGAGTCGACCTGTTGCGCCCGGGCGGGGTCCTGGCGTACGCGACCTGTTCGCCGTCCCCGGCGGAGACGCTCGACGTCATCGAGACGGTCGGACGCGGGGTCGCGGTCCTGGAGCGAGTCGACCGGTGGTGGCCGCACCGCGACGGCACCGACGCGATGTTCGTCGCCCTGCTCCGCAAGCGCTGA
- the rpmI gene encoding 50S ribosomal protein L35, whose product MPKFKPHSGMKKRVKITGKGKLRREQTNRRHLLEYKSSTRTRRLAGTTDVAKADTKRVKKMLGL is encoded by the coding sequence GTGCCGAAGTTCAAGCCCCACTCGGGAATGAAGAAGCGCGTCAAGATCACCGGCAAGGGCAAGCTCCGTCGCGAGCAGACCAACCGCCGGCACCTCTTGGAGTACAAGTCCTCGACCCGTACGCGCCGCCTCGCCGGCACGACCGACGTCGCCAAGGCCGACACCAAGCGCGTCAAGAAGATGCTCGGTCTCTGA
- a CDS encoding bifunctional 3,4-dihydroxy-2-butanone-4-phosphate synthase/GTP cyclohydrolase II — MSQTETQRVVLDPIERAIDDIRAGRAIVVVDDEDRENEGDIIFAASKATPELMAFLVRYSSGLVCAPITGDILDRLAIPLMTPHNRDRLRTAYTVSIDARDGVTTGISASDRARTCRVLADSATEPFEITQPGHIVPLRAKPGGVLERPGHTEAAVDLSRLAGLTPAGVIGEVMNDDGTLKRLPELREFADEHGIALVSIEDLQIHLRRLEQQVERLATTNLPTEFGTFTALGYRDRIDASEHIALVHGQPATQDVLVRVHSECLTGDVLGSRRCDCGPQLQASFAALTDEGAGVVVYLRGHEGRGIGLLHKLQAYELQERGRDTVEANLELGFGEDERDYAAAAQILRDLGIESVRLLTNNPEKSAALERYGVKVSERIPVQIAPTEHNLRYLTTKAERMGHDLPLPVATTEEA, encoded by the coding sequence ATGAGCCAGACCGAGACGCAGCGCGTCGTGCTCGACCCGATCGAGCGCGCGATCGACGACATCCGCGCGGGCCGCGCGATCGTGGTCGTCGACGACGAGGACCGCGAGAACGAGGGCGACATCATCTTCGCCGCGAGCAAGGCCACGCCCGAGCTCATGGCCTTCCTGGTGCGCTACTCGAGCGGCCTGGTGTGCGCGCCGATCACGGGCGACATCCTCGACCGGCTCGCGATCCCGCTCATGACCCCACACAACCGCGACCGCCTCCGCACCGCGTACACGGTGTCGATCGACGCGCGCGACGGAGTCACCACCGGCATCTCGGCCTCCGACCGCGCGCGCACGTGCCGGGTCCTCGCCGACTCGGCCACCGAGCCGTTCGAGATCACGCAGCCGGGTCACATCGTGCCGCTCCGGGCCAAGCCGGGCGGAGTGCTCGAGCGGCCCGGACACACCGAGGCTGCGGTCGACCTCTCCCGGCTGGCCGGCCTCACCCCCGCCGGGGTGATCGGCGAGGTCATGAACGACGACGGCACCCTGAAGCGGCTGCCCGAGCTGCGCGAGTTCGCCGACGAGCACGGCATCGCGCTCGTCTCGATCGAGGACCTGCAGATCCACCTTCGCCGTCTCGAGCAGCAGGTCGAGCGGCTCGCCACGACCAACCTGCCGACCGAGTTCGGCACGTTCACGGCCCTCGGCTACCGCGACCGCATCGACGCCTCCGAGCACATCGCCTTGGTGCACGGCCAGCCGGCGACCCAGGACGTCCTCGTCCGCGTGCACAGCGAGTGCCTCACGGGCGACGTCCTCGGTTCCCGACGTTGCGACTGCGGCCCGCAGCTCCAGGCGTCGTTCGCGGCCCTGACCGACGAGGGTGCCGGTGTCGTGGTCTACCTGCGTGGCCACGAGGGCCGCGGCATCGGCCTGCTCCACAAGCTGCAGGCCTACGAGCTCCAGGAGCGCGGTCGCGACACCGTCGAGGCCAACCTCGAGCTCGGCTTCGGTGAGGACGAGCGTGACTACGCGGCCGCGGCCCAGATCCTGCGCGACCTCGGGATCGAGTCGGTCCGGCTGCTGACCAACAACCCGGAGAAGTCGGCGGCCCTGGAGCGCTACGGCGTCAAGGTCAGCGAGCGGATCCCGGTGCAGATCGCGCCGACGGAGCACAACCTGCGCTACCTCACGACCAAGGCGGAGCGGATGGGCCACGACCTCCCGCTCCCCGTCGCCACGACCGAGGAGGCCTGA
- a CDS encoding phosphoribosyl-ATP diphosphatase, which yields MKTFDELFAELSDKAATRPEGSRTVAELDAGVHAIGKKLVEEAAESWMAAEHEDAARAAEEISQLLYHAQVMMIAKGISLDDVYAHL from the coding sequence ATGAAGACCTTCGACGAGCTGTTCGCCGAGCTGAGCGACAAGGCCGCCACCCGACCCGAGGGCTCGCGCACCGTCGCCGAGCTCGATGCCGGCGTGCACGCCATCGGCAAGAAGCTCGTGGAGGAGGCCGCCGAGTCCTGGATGGCCGCCGAGCACGAGGACGCCGCGCGAGCCGCCGAGGAGATCAGCCAGCTGCTGTACCACGCGCAGGTCATGATGATCGCGAAGGGCATCTCGCTGGACGACGTGTACGCGCATCTGTGA